One window of Bacillus sp. THAF10 genomic DNA carries:
- a CDS encoding endonuclease Q family protein, translating to MQEYFADLHIHLGRTSSGKPVKITASNKLTLEAVLEEARDRKGLNMIGVIDCHVPEVLVELRNAVTNGAMSELEGGGIQVGELTLILGAEIELFDENCQGLIHVLTYMPTIESMIRFSNWISKRVKNNTLSTQRVYEKTKVIQQKVRELGGLFIPAHIFTPFKSLYGRGVKKSLKEVFDPALIDAVELGLSADTTMAARLSELENYTFLSNSDAHSTGKIAREYQKIRMKEPTFKELHMALKEEGGRKITANYGLNPQLGKYYKTVCEKCYQMPKSEVAICSSCSHPRFIKGVSTRIKELANVPSLVDSRERPPYIHQVPLDFIPGIGPKTLEKLRNAFGSEMGILHHASKNELEAIVGEQTASLIVAARIGELDFQAGGGGKFGRIGSKTK from the coding sequence ATGCAGGAATATTTTGCAGATTTACATATTCATCTAGGCAGAACGTCAAGTGGCAAGCCTGTCAAAATTACCGCCTCCAATAAACTTACTTTGGAGGCGGTTTTGGAAGAAGCACGTGATAGAAAAGGGCTAAACATGATAGGGGTCATTGATTGCCATGTACCTGAAGTGTTGGTGGAACTTCGAAATGCTGTTACCAATGGAGCGATGTCAGAGCTTGAGGGCGGGGGCATACAGGTGGGAGAGCTCACGCTAATTCTGGGAGCGGAAATCGAGTTATTCGATGAGAATTGTCAAGGGCTTATTCATGTTCTTACCTATATGCCAACGATAGAGAGTATGATTCGTTTTTCAAACTGGATTAGTAAAAGAGTGAAAAACAACACCTTGTCCACGCAGCGTGTTTATGAAAAAACAAAAGTGATACAGCAAAAAGTACGCGAGCTTGGTGGGTTGTTTATCCCAGCACACATCTTTACACCTTTTAAAAGCTTATATGGCAGAGGAGTTAAGAAAAGCTTAAAAGAGGTATTTGATCCAGCCTTAATTGACGCTGTGGAGCTGGGCTTAAGTGCCGATACCACGATGGCAGCAAGACTGAGTGAACTCGAAAACTACACGTTTCTCAGTAATTCAGACGCGCACTCCACTGGGAAAATTGCACGAGAGTATCAAAAAATACGGATGAAAGAGCCCACTTTTAAAGAACTGCACATGGCATTAAAAGAAGAGGGTGGGAGAAAAATCACGGCAAACTACGGCCTTAACCCTCAACTAGGAAAGTATTACAAAACAGTTTGTGAAAAGTGCTACCAAATGCCCAAAAGCGAAGTTGCTATCTGTAGTAGTTGCAGCCATCCCCGTTTTATTAAAGGAGTATCGACAAGAATCAAGGAACTAGCTAACGTTCCATCTTTAGTTGATTCTAGAGAGAGGCCTCCATACATTCATCAGGTTCCGCTTGATTTTATTCCAGGAATTGGACCTAAAACCTTAGAAAAACTAAGAAATGCTTTTGGCAGTGAAATGGGAATTCTCCATCATGCGTCTAAAAATGAGCTTGAAGCCATTGTTGGTGAACAAACAGCTTCCCTTATTGTGGCAGCAAGAATAGGAGAGCTTGATTTCCAGGCTGGCGGTGGTGGAAAGTTCGGAAGGATAGGCAGTAAGACAAAATAG
- a CDS encoding NUDIX hydrolase, producing MDHLKEKTLHSEKLFSGRIIDLYLEDVELPNGKTSKREIIKHPGAVAVIAFTEENKMVMVRQYRKAMERVLVEIPAGKLEIGEEPVVTAKRELEEETGYTCDDLEPLISFYTSPGFADELVHLYVAKGLRADTEEHHLDEDEFVDLLEVTLEEALELIEKKEIYDAKTAYAVQYWQMKEQLGK from the coding sequence ATGGATCATTTAAAAGAGAAAACCTTACACAGTGAAAAACTATTTTCAGGAAGAATTATTGATTTATATTTAGAGGATGTAGAACTTCCAAATGGAAAAACGAGCAAGCGAGAAATAATCAAGCATCCAGGAGCCGTAGCGGTGATTGCCTTCACAGAAGAAAATAAAATGGTGATGGTGCGACAATATCGAAAAGCAATGGAGCGTGTGTTAGTAGAAATTCCAGCGGGAAAGCTTGAAATTGGGGAGGAACCAGTTGTAACTGCCAAGCGGGAGCTCGAGGAGGAAACTGGCTACACGTGTGATGATTTGGAGCCCCTGATTTCCTTTTATACATCTCCAGGATTTGCCGATGAGCTTGTCCATTTGTATGTGGCAAAAGGACTAAGAGCAGATACAGAAGAGCACCATTTAGACGAAGATGAGTTTGTTGATTTATTGGAAGTGACGCTTGAAGAAGCACTTGAATTAATCGAAAAGAAGGAAATATATGATGCCAAAACGGCCTATGCGGTTCAATATTGGCAAATGAAAGAGCAGCTTGGAAAGTAG
- the mciZ gene encoding Z-ring formation inhibitor MciZ — protein MKVYVRPNSIVMVGKAWEIRQKLKDYALHHVYVTSWINALKDK, from the coding sequence ATGAAGGTATATGTCCGCCCTAACAGCATTGTAATGGTCGGAAAAGCTTGGGAAATTCGGCAAAAGTTAAAGGATTATGCACTTCACCATGTGTATGTCACATCTTGGATCAATGCTCTGAAGGATAAATAA
- a CDS encoding aldo/keto reductase — MFHKNRLGRSDLIVSEVGLGCMSLGTEETKAVDIVKKALDLGINYFDTADLYDFGENEKLVGKALKGVRDQVVLATKAGNRWTPGKEGWEWDPSKKHIKSAVKDSLSRLGTDYIDLYQLHGGTIDDPFEETIEAFEELKSEGLIREYGISSIRPNVIKRFVEKSSIVSVMMQYSMLDTRPEEWLEYLDTHGVSVIARGPLAKGLLSDKGVEKLHTKFAEKGYMAYSKKELEELVRKLLTIADGRPLEAAAFEYCLAHPSVAAVIPGASSVEQLEANVEAVKDFEFYGDDFAQFKQLLKQNVYEEHRD, encoded by the coding sequence TTGTTCCATAAAAATCGTCTTGGCAGGTCTGATTTAATAGTAAGTGAGGTTGGACTTGGCTGCATGTCTTTAGGTACAGAGGAAACGAAAGCTGTCGATATTGTAAAAAAAGCATTGGATTTAGGGATAAATTATTTTGATACGGCAGACTTGTATGACTTTGGTGAGAATGAAAAGTTGGTGGGAAAAGCACTAAAAGGAGTGCGAGATCAGGTTGTACTTGCAACTAAGGCCGGCAACAGGTGGACACCAGGAAAAGAAGGTTGGGAATGGGATCCTTCCAAAAAGCATATAAAATCTGCTGTAAAGGATAGTTTATCCCGTTTAGGTACTGATTACATTGATTTATATCAATTGCATGGTGGTACCATAGATGATCCGTTTGAGGAAACCATTGAAGCGTTTGAGGAGTTAAAGTCAGAAGGCTTGATTCGTGAGTATGGTATTTCCTCCATTCGGCCGAATGTGATCAAGCGTTTTGTAGAGAAATCCTCGATAGTGTCTGTAATGATGCAGTATAGTATGCTCGATACCCGGCCGGAGGAATGGCTAGAATATCTTGATACGCATGGTGTTAGTGTCATTGCTCGTGGGCCATTGGCGAAGGGATTGTTGTCTGATAAAGGGGTCGAAAAGCTACATACAAAGTTTGCTGAAAAAGGGTACATGGCTTATTCAAAAAAGGAGCTTGAGGAATTGGTGCGCAAGCTTTTAACAATTGCCGATGGGCGTCCGTTAGAGGCTGCTGCATTTGAATATTGTTTAGCGCACCCATCCGTTGCTGCTGTCATACCAGGTGCAAGCTCTGTTGAACAGCTGGAGGCAAATGTGGAAGCAGTTAAGGATTTTGAATTTTATGGAGATGATTTTGCTCAATTTAAGCAATTGTTAAAGCAAAATGTGTATGAAGAGCATCGGGATTAG